The proteins below come from a single Kryptolebias marmoratus isolate JLee-2015 linkage group LG12, ASM164957v2, whole genome shotgun sequence genomic window:
- the p3h4 gene encoding endoplasmic reticulum protein SC65 has product MLPRSPSLAFLIPALPPLLLLLLVEAQYEKYSFKSFPQKDIMPLESAYNYALEQYAEQNWAESVKYLELSLRLHRLLRDSEAFCGRNCSSVSREGRGDRGDEPAHGSLRVVRHILLRAACVRQCRAAFPVFRLSYPRRELLDAFEKRTPYKYIQYAYYQLNNLEKAVEASHTFLKKNPKDPSLTKNMNYYKTLFDVDEHLIDHEEQPYESVFLKSVMLYNSGDFSGSARNMEQAVTQFFDSYGLCSAGCEGSYEILEFKDFYPTLADLFTDVLRCKVKCEEHLTPSVGGFFVEKFVATMYHYLQFSYYKLNDVKNAAPCAASYMLFDPSDQVMQQNLAYYRFYREQWGLKEEDFQPRPEALMYFNQTTKQKEMLEFALNYLQTEDEDVVSPEDAASVRSEHPDAEFEGIGDYEEAFLAEWWQEPKTKWDVGEAAD; this is encoded by the exons ATGCTCCCGAGAAGCCCGAGCCTGGCCTTCCTCATCCCCGCcctgccgccgctgctgctgctgctgctggtggaggCTCAGTATGAGAAGTACAGCTTCAAAAGTTTCCCCCAGAAGGACATCATGCCGCTGGAGTCCGCCTACAACTACGCGCTGGAGCAGTACGCGGAGCAGAACTGGGCCGAGAGCGTCAAGTATCTGGAGCTCAGCCTGCGGCTCCACCGGCTGCTGCGGGACAGCGAGGCGTTCTGCGGCCGCAACTGCAGCTCTGTGAGCCGGGAGGGCCGGGGGGACCGGGGGGACGAGCCGGCCCACGGCAGCCTCCGGGTGGTGCGACACATCCTGCTGAGGGCTGCGTGCGTCCGACAGTGCAGGGCGGCTTTCCCCGTGTTCAGGCTCTCCTACCCGCGGAGGGAGCTGCTGGACGCGTTTGAGAAAAGGACGCCGTACAAGTACATCCAGTACGCGTACTACCAG CTCAACAACTTGGAGAAAGCCGTGGAAGCGTCTCACACCTTCCTGAAGAAAAACCCAAAGGATCCGTCTCTCACGAAAAACATGAACTACTACAAGACGCTGTTCGACGTGGACGAACACCTCATCGACCACGAGGAGCAGCCGTATGAA AGCGTCTTCCTGAAGAGCGTGATGCTCTACAACAGCGGCGACTTCAGCGGCAGCGCCAGGAACATGGAGCAGGCGGTCACGCAGTTCTTCGACAGCTACGGCCTCTGCTCGGCGGGCTGCGAAGGCTCCTACGAAATCTTAGAGTTCAAAGACTTTTATCCAACCCTGGCTG ATCTGTTCACCGACGTGCTGAGGTGTAAAGTGAAGTGTGAGGAGCATCTCACCCCCAGCGTCGGGGGTTTCTTCGTGGAGAAGTTTGTGGCCACCATGTATCACTACCTCCAGTTTTCATATTATAAAT TGAACGATGTGAAGAACGCTGCTCCCTGCGCAGCCAGCTACATGCTCTTTGACCCCAGCGACCAGGTGATGCAGCAGAACCTGGCCTATTATCGGTTCTACCGGGAGCAGTGGGGCCTCAAGGAGGAGGACTTTCAGCCTCGGCCT GAGGCTCTGATGTACTTTAACCAGACGACCAAACAGAAAGAGATGCTGGAGTTTGCACTGAACTACCTCCAAACGGAGGACGAG GACGTGGTGAGTCCAGAGGACGCGGCCAGCGTTCGCTCGGAACATCCCGACGCTGAATTCGAGGGGATAGGGGACTACGAGGAGGCCTTCCTGGCTGAATGGTGGCAGGAGCCCAAAACGAAATGGGACGTTGGCGAGGCGGCCGACTGA
- the LOC108243815 gene encoding cytosolic 5'-nucleotidase 3: protein MIPELSNPSVCMKDPQRVREILQAISEAGSSTLQVISDFDMTLTRFSYNGKRCPTCHNILDNSKAISSGCKQKLDELLKTYYPIEIDTSRSVEEKLPLMVEWWTKAHDLLVEQKIRKDDLAEAVRESEAMLREGYELFFDHLHKHGVPLLIFSAGIGDVLEEVIRQVQVFHSNVKIFSNYMDFDESGVLRGFKGELIHIYNKREGALLNTGHFQELRTRPNVLLLGDSLGDLNMADGVQDMQNILKIGFLNDKVEERKQTYLDSYDIVLIKDETLEVPNAIVLYLTGNK from the exons ATG ATCCCAGAGCTGTCCAACCCCTCCGTGTGTATGAAGGATCCTCAGAGGGTCCGAGAGATCCTCCAGGCCATCTCGGAGGCTGGCTCCAGCACCCTGCAG gtGATCTCAGATTTTGACATGACCCTGACAAGATTTTCTTACAACGGGAAGAGATGCCCTACCTGCCACA ATATTCTTGACAACAGCAAAGCCATTTCCAGTGGATGCAAACAAAAg CTGGATGAGCTTCTCAAGACATATTATCCCATAGAGATCGACACGTCACGGTCTGTAGAAGAGAAGCTGCCTTTAATGGTGGAGTG GTGGACCAAAGCTCACGACCTCCTGGTGGagcagaaaatcagaaaagacGATCTGGCCGAGGCAGTGCGCGAGTCTGAGGCCATGCTGAG GGAGGGCTACGAGCTCTTCTTCGACCACCTGCACAAGCACGGTGTCCCTCTGCTCATCTTCTCTGCTGGGATCGGAGACGTCCTGGAGGAGGTGATTCGGCAGGTTCAGGTCTTCCACTCCAACGTGAAAATCTTCTCCAACTACATGGACTTCGACGAGTCT GGGGTGTTGAGGGGCTTCAAGGGGGAGCTGATCCACATCTACAACAAAAGGGAAGGGGCGCTGCTGAACACGGGCCACTTCCAGGAGCTACGGACACGACCCAACGTGCTGCTGCTCGGAGACTCTCTCGGGGATCTGAACATGGCTGATGGCGTTCAGGACATGCAGAACATCCTCAAGATCGGGTTCCTTAACGACAAG gtggaggaaagaaaacagaccTACTTAGACTCATATGACATCGTGTTGATAAAAGACGAAACGCTGGAAGTTCCTAACGCCATCGTTCTTTATCTCACTGGCAACAAATGA
- the LOC108243814 gene encoding peptidyl-prolyl cis-trans isomerase FKBP10 — MDLRKCLKLLFFVHAARCGSGPLVDVVVDRYDIPKVCPREVQTEDFVRYHFNGTFYEDGKQFDSSYDRGKAFISQVGLGRLITGMDRGLQGMCVNERRRITVPPHLAYGSIGTGGVIPPDATLVYDVLLLDMWNAEDKIQIRTISKPASCSRTSAASDFIRYHYNGTLLSGETFNSTYSRNSTYDTYVGQGDLIKGLDEGLLGMCVGERRIIIIPPFLAYGESGYGSKVPPQATLVLEVLLVDVFNPNDNVTSEVKEVPKGCTRRTVTGDYIRYHYNGTFHDGTAFDSSYQRNSTYNTYIGMGYVIRGMDKALQGLCTGEKRRIVIPPHMAYGEEGVKNLIPGSAVLIFDIHVIDFHNPNDPVEIRVTRKPPGCNATSEADDWIQYRYNCSLMDGTLLYSSDQYHSPSVTTLGAGKVILGLEEGLKGMCVGERREVVVPPHWAHGENGAAGVPSSAVLLFELELVELQKGVPEGFMFVWTGDAPDSLFGALDLNGDKEVPLAEFSEFIRLQVKEGKGRLRPGVDADDVIKNMFDNQDQNKDGKITEDEVMLQEDQAVRDEL, encoded by the exons aTGGATTTGAGGAaatgtttgaaacttttatttttcgtCCACGCCGCGCGCTGCGGCTCGGGGCCGCTGGTGGACGTTGTGGTGGATCGGTACGACATCCCGAAAGTTTGTCCCCGAGAAGTGCAAACGGAGGACTTCGTCCGGTACCACTTCAACGGCACCTTCTACGAGGACGGGAAGCAGTTCGATTCCAg CTATGACCGAGGCAAAGCCTTCATCAGTCAGGTGGGCCTGGGCAGACTCATCACGGGGATGGACCGGGGTCTGCAGGGCATGTGTGTCAACGAGCGCAGGAGGATCACCGTCCCGCCACATCTGGCCTACGGAAGCATTGGAACAG GCGGCGTGATTCCCCCAGACGCCACGCTGGTGTACGATGTCCTCCTGCTGGACATGTGGAACGCCGAGGACAAGATCCAGATCCGCACCATCAGCAAGCCGGCGAGCTGCAGCCGCACCAGCGCGGCATCAGATTTCATTCGTTACCACTACAACGGCACGCTGCTGTCCGGGGAGACCTTCAACTCCAC TTACTCAAGAAATTCCACCTACGACACGTACGTGGGGCAGGGAGACCTCATCAAAGGGCTGGACGAGGGTCTCCTGGGCATGTGTGTTGGGGAGAGACGGATCATTATCATCCCACCCTTTCTGGCGTATGGAGAAAGCGGCTATG GAAGCAAGGTGCCCCCTCAGGCCACCCTGGTGTTAGAGGTGCTGCTGGTTGATGTGTTTAATCCAAACGACAACGTGACTTCGGAGGTGAAGGAGGTTCCCAAGGGCTGCACCCGCAGGACGGTGACCGGAGATTACATCCGCTACCACTACAACGGCACCTTCCACGATGGCACGGCCTTCGACTCGAG CTACCAGCGAAACAGCACCTACAACACGTACATCGGGATGGGCTACGTGATCCGAGGGATGGACAAAGCCCTGCAGGGTCTGTGTAccggagagaagaggaggatcGTCATCCCTCCTCACATGGCGTACGGCGAGGAGGGAGTCA AAAACCTGATTCCCGGCTCTGCTGTGCTGATTTTCGACATCCACGTCATCGATTTCCACAACCCCAACGACCCGGTGGAGATCAGAGTCACCCGCAAGCCTCCGGGCTGTAACGCCACCAGCGAAGCCGACGATTGGATTCAGTATCGTTACAACTGCTCCCTGATGGACGGCACGCTCCTGTACTCCTC GGATCAGTACCACTCGCCTTCGGTCACGACTCTGGGAGCCGGGAAGGTGATTCTGGGTCTGGAGGAAGGCCTGAAGGGCATGTGTGTGGGCGAGAGGAGAGAGGTGGTAGTTCCTCCCCACTGGGCTCATGGAGAAAACGGAG CTGCAGGCGTTCCCAGCAGTGCAGTGCTCCTGTTTGAACTGGAGCTGGTGGAGCTGCAGAAGGGGGTCCCTGAAGgcttcatgtttgtgtggaCTGGAGACGCCCCCGACTCCCTCTTCGGTGCTCTGGACCTCAACGGGGACAAAGAGGTCCCTCTCGCGGAG ttttcagAGTTCATCAGGCTGCAAGTGAAAGAGGGCAAAGGTCGACTTCGGCCGGGCGTCGACGCCGACGACGTTATTAAGAACATGTTTGATAATCAGGACCAGAATAAAGACGGGAAAATTACAGAGGATGAAGTGATGCTTCAGGAGGATCAGGCGGTTCGAGACGAGCTGTGA
- the LOC108243795 gene encoding disintegrin and metalloproteinase domain-containing protein 11 isoform X1 yields MKYSEGAGGARRASISCVAGRLLEELAASRTPNPAGADGGMWDWFAPSGRLDGWETATEITYPKWLVQQTESEEEMAHDRLNTRARNSSGHGSPVHLAQSCFQVEAFGRTFTLDLELNHHLLSSEYVERHFNHNGRPLQSMGGEHCYYQGRLRGLPESWAAVSTCSGLCGMFSDGFFSYGIEPVHNDSNQDDGAHIVRRMPDIRLSPYCPDCAEDIEQDSSGGDADNIRPNQTRNQHAAGVLRRSKRFVRKPSVQSEIKYIELMVVNDNNLFVQLRRSSSQTKNFAKAVVNTADTIFKEQLNTRIVLVAMETWMAENMMPMVEDPLVTLQNFMKYRKDSIREQSDVVHLFSGRTFHSSRSGTAYTGGVCSQTRGGGINEYGSVSAMAITLCQSLGQNIGMRWNNARTSAGDCRCSDAWVGCIMQDTGFYLPRKFSRCSVDEYIQFLLQGGGSCLFNKPNKLLDPPECGNGFVEPGEECDCGSQVECARSGGTCCKKCTLTHDAMCSNGLCCSDCKYEQRGVVCREAVNDCDIPETCTGDSSQCPHNVHKLDGYICDSSQGRCYGGRCRTRDGQCKGLWGFNSADRFCYEKLNAEGTEKGNCGRGPEGKGWLQCNKPDVLCGFLFCANVTTKPKFGDLQGEVTSFTLYHQNKYLDCRGGHALLEDGSDMGYVEDGTPCGPNMMCLERRCLPVAAFNLSTCQGSNFGHICSDHGTCSNEVKCICDRDYTGKDCSVFDPIPEPTVPTGPEKKGPSGTNIIIGSIAGAILLAAIVLGGTGWGFKNIRRGRVCQRRRS; encoded by the exons GTGCAGATGGAGGCATGTGGGACTGGTTTGCCCCCTCGGGCCGGCTGGACGGCTGGGAAACTGCAACTGAGATTACTTATCCGAAATGGCTGGTGCAGCAAACCGAGTCAGAGGAGGAAATGGCTCACGACCGCTTAAACACCCGGGCGAGGAACAGCAGTGGGCACGGCTCG CCCGTTCACTTGGCCCAGAGCTGTTTTCAGGTGGAAGCCTTTGGACGCACCTTCACTCTTGACCTGGAACTAAACCA CCACCTGCTGTCGTCAGAATATGTGGAGCGACACTTTAACCATAACGGCAGACCCTTACAGTCTATg GGAGGGGAACACTGCTACTACCAAGGAAGGCTAAGAGGTTTACCTGAGTCCTGGGCTGCTGTCTCCACCTGCAGCGGCCTGTG TGGGATGTTCTCCGATGGTTTCTTCTCGTATGGAATTGAACCAGTTCACAATGACAGCAATCAG gacgATGGCGCTCACATAGTTCGCAGGATGCCTGATATTAGACTTTCCCCGTACTGCCCAG ACTGTGCGGAGGACATTGAGCAGGACAGCAGCGGAGGTGATGCTGACAACATCAGACCAAACCAAACGAGGAATCAGCACGCTGCTGGGGTGCTGAGAAGATCCAAGAGATTCGTCAGGAAACCTTCTGTCCAGTCCGAGATCAAATATATCGAGCTGATGGTGGTCAACGACAATAACTTG TTTGTACAGCTGCGCCGCTCCAGCAGCCAAACCAAGAACTTTGCCAAAGCTGTGGTCAACACGGCAGACACG ATCTTCAAGGAGCAGCTGAATACGAGGATTGTGCTGGTCGCCATGGAAACCTGGATGGCTGAAAACATGATGCCCATGGTGGAGGACCCGCTGGTAACGCTGCAGAACTTCATGAAGTACAGGAAGGACAGCATCAGGGAGCAGAGCGATGTTGTCCATCTTTTCTC aGGGCGTACATTTCACAGTAGCCGCAGTGGGACAGCCTACACAGGAGGGGTGTGCTCTCAAACGAGAGGAGGAGGGATTAACGAG TATGGGAGCGTAAGTGCCATGGCCATCACTTTGTGTCAGAGTCTCGGCCAGAACATCGGGATGAGGTGGAACAACGCTCGGACCTCAGCAG GTGACTGCAGGTGCTCAGACGCCTGGGTGGGCTGCATCATGCAAGACACCGG CTTCTATCTGCCCAGAAAGTTTTCTCGCTGCAGTGTTGACGAGTACATCCAGTTCTTGCTCCAGGGGGGTGGGAGCTGCCTCTTCAACAAGCCCAATAAG ctgctggacCCTCCGGAGTGTGGAAATGGCTTCGTGGAGCCAGGAGAAGAGTGTGACTGTGGATCCCAGGTG gagTGTGCCCGCAGCGGAGGAACCTGCTGTAAAAAGTGCACCCTTACCCATGATGCCATGTGCAGCAACGGACTCTGCTGCAGTGACTGTAAG TATGAGCAGAGAGGTGTTGTGTGTCGAGAGGCCGTCAACGACTGTGATATCCCTGAAACCTGCACTGGAGACTCCAGCCAg TGTCCTCATAATGTCCACAAGCTGGATGGTTACATTTGTGACAGCAGCCAG GGACGCTGTTATGGTGGACGATGCCGGACTCGTGACGGACAGTGCAAAGGACTCTGGGGCTTCA ATTCAGCAGACAGGTTTTGTTATGAGAAGCTGAACGCTGAAGGgacagaaaaaggaaactgtGGTCGGGGTCCTGAAGGGAAAGGCTGGCTGCAGTGCAACAAGCC GGACGTATTGTGTGGCTTCCTTTTCTGTGCCAACGTCACAACAAAGCCAAAGTTTGGTGACCTGCAGGGCGAGGTGACCAGCTTTACCCTCTATCATCAGAACAAGTACCTGGACTGCAG AGGTGGCCATGCGCTGCTGGAGGACGGCTCAGACATGGGCTACGTGGAGGACGGCACACCCTGCGGTCCCAACATGATGTGTTTGGAAAGACGCTGCCTCCCTGTGGCGGCGTTTAACCTCAGCACGTGTCAGGGGTCGAACTTTGGACATATTTGCTCGGACCACGGG ACTTGCAGCAATGAGGTGAAGTGCATCTGTGACCGAGACTACACGGGGAAGGACTGCAGCGTCTTCGATCCCATCCCCGAGCCCACGGTCCCGACGGGTCCGGAGAAAAAAG GTCCCAGTGGCACCAATATCATAATAGGGTCCATCGCAGGTGCTATTCTCCTGGCAGCTATAGTCCTAGGGGGAACAGGATGGGGATTTAA GAACATTCGAAGAGGAAG AGTCTGTCAGAGAAGAAGGAGCTGA
- the LOC108243795 gene encoding disintegrin and metalloproteinase domain-containing protein 11 isoform X3, which produces MQAVWCFMVFAAVGERLAVSGADGGMWDWFAPSGRLDGWETATEITYPKWLVQQTESEEEMAHDRLNTRARNSSGHGSPVHLAQSCFQVEAFGRTFTLDLELNHHLLSSEYVERHFNHNGRPLQSMGGEHCYYQGRLRGLPESWAAVSTCSGLCGMFSDGFFSYGIEPVHNDSNQDDGAHIVRRMPDIRLSPYCPDCAEDIEQDSSGGDADNIRPNQTRNQHAAGVLRRSKRFVRKPSVQSEIKYIELMVVNDNNLFVQLRRSSSQTKNFAKAVVNTADTIFKEQLNTRIVLVAMETWMAENMMPMVEDPLVTLQNFMKYRKDSIREQSDVVHLFSGRTFHSSRSGTAYTGGVCSQTRGGGINEYGSVSAMAITLCQSLGQNIGMRWNNARTSAGDCRCSDAWVGCIMQDTGFYLPRKFSRCSVDEYIQFLLQGGGSCLFNKPNKLLDPPECGNGFVEPGEECDCGSQVECARSGGTCCKKCTLTHDAMCSNGLCCSDCKYEQRGVVCREAVNDCDIPETCTGDSSQCPHNVHKLDGYICDSSQGRCYGGRCRTRDGQCKGLWGFNSADRFCYEKLNAEGTEKGNCGRGPEGKGWLQCNKPDVLCGFLFCANVTTKPKFGDLQGEVTSFTLYHQNKYLDCRGGHALLEDGSDMGYVEDGTPCGPNMMCLERRCLPVAAFNLSTCQGSNFGHICSDHGTCSNEVKCICDRDYTGKDCSVFDPIPEPTVPTGPEKKGPSGTNIIIGSIAGAILLAAIVLGGTGWGFKNIRRGRVCQRRRS; this is translated from the exons ATGCAGGCGGTGTGGTGCTTCATGGTCTTTGCTGCAGTGGGCGAGAGGCTTGCGGTCTCAG GTGCAGATGGAGGCATGTGGGACTGGTTTGCCCCCTCGGGCCGGCTGGACGGCTGGGAAACTGCAACTGAGATTACTTATCCGAAATGGCTGGTGCAGCAAACCGAGTCAGAGGAGGAAATGGCTCACGACCGCTTAAACACCCGGGCGAGGAACAGCAGTGGGCACGGCTCG CCCGTTCACTTGGCCCAGAGCTGTTTTCAGGTGGAAGCCTTTGGACGCACCTTCACTCTTGACCTGGAACTAAACCA CCACCTGCTGTCGTCAGAATATGTGGAGCGACACTTTAACCATAACGGCAGACCCTTACAGTCTATg GGAGGGGAACACTGCTACTACCAAGGAAGGCTAAGAGGTTTACCTGAGTCCTGGGCTGCTGTCTCCACCTGCAGCGGCCTGTG TGGGATGTTCTCCGATGGTTTCTTCTCGTATGGAATTGAACCAGTTCACAATGACAGCAATCAG gacgATGGCGCTCACATAGTTCGCAGGATGCCTGATATTAGACTTTCCCCGTACTGCCCAG ACTGTGCGGAGGACATTGAGCAGGACAGCAGCGGAGGTGATGCTGACAACATCAGACCAAACCAAACGAGGAATCAGCACGCTGCTGGGGTGCTGAGAAGATCCAAGAGATTCGTCAGGAAACCTTCTGTCCAGTCCGAGATCAAATATATCGAGCTGATGGTGGTCAACGACAATAACTTG TTTGTACAGCTGCGCCGCTCCAGCAGCCAAACCAAGAACTTTGCCAAAGCTGTGGTCAACACGGCAGACACG ATCTTCAAGGAGCAGCTGAATACGAGGATTGTGCTGGTCGCCATGGAAACCTGGATGGCTGAAAACATGATGCCCATGGTGGAGGACCCGCTGGTAACGCTGCAGAACTTCATGAAGTACAGGAAGGACAGCATCAGGGAGCAGAGCGATGTTGTCCATCTTTTCTC aGGGCGTACATTTCACAGTAGCCGCAGTGGGACAGCCTACACAGGAGGGGTGTGCTCTCAAACGAGAGGAGGAGGGATTAACGAG TATGGGAGCGTAAGTGCCATGGCCATCACTTTGTGTCAGAGTCTCGGCCAGAACATCGGGATGAGGTGGAACAACGCTCGGACCTCAGCAG GTGACTGCAGGTGCTCAGACGCCTGGGTGGGCTGCATCATGCAAGACACCGG CTTCTATCTGCCCAGAAAGTTTTCTCGCTGCAGTGTTGACGAGTACATCCAGTTCTTGCTCCAGGGGGGTGGGAGCTGCCTCTTCAACAAGCCCAATAAG ctgctggacCCTCCGGAGTGTGGAAATGGCTTCGTGGAGCCAGGAGAAGAGTGTGACTGTGGATCCCAGGTG gagTGTGCCCGCAGCGGAGGAACCTGCTGTAAAAAGTGCACCCTTACCCATGATGCCATGTGCAGCAACGGACTCTGCTGCAGTGACTGTAAG TATGAGCAGAGAGGTGTTGTGTGTCGAGAGGCCGTCAACGACTGTGATATCCCTGAAACCTGCACTGGAGACTCCAGCCAg TGTCCTCATAATGTCCACAAGCTGGATGGTTACATTTGTGACAGCAGCCAG GGACGCTGTTATGGTGGACGATGCCGGACTCGTGACGGACAGTGCAAAGGACTCTGGGGCTTCA ATTCAGCAGACAGGTTTTGTTATGAGAAGCTGAACGCTGAAGGgacagaaaaaggaaactgtGGTCGGGGTCCTGAAGGGAAAGGCTGGCTGCAGTGCAACAAGCC GGACGTATTGTGTGGCTTCCTTTTCTGTGCCAACGTCACAACAAAGCCAAAGTTTGGTGACCTGCAGGGCGAGGTGACCAGCTTTACCCTCTATCATCAGAACAAGTACCTGGACTGCAG AGGTGGCCATGCGCTGCTGGAGGACGGCTCAGACATGGGCTACGTGGAGGACGGCACACCCTGCGGTCCCAACATGATGTGTTTGGAAAGACGCTGCCTCCCTGTGGCGGCGTTTAACCTCAGCACGTGTCAGGGGTCGAACTTTGGACATATTTGCTCGGACCACGGG ACTTGCAGCAATGAGGTGAAGTGCATCTGTGACCGAGACTACACGGGGAAGGACTGCAGCGTCTTCGATCCCATCCCCGAGCCCACGGTCCCGACGGGTCCGGAGAAAAAAG GTCCCAGTGGCACCAATATCATAATAGGGTCCATCGCAGGTGCTATTCTCCTGGCAGCTATAGTCCTAGGGGGAACAGGATGGGGATTTAA GAACATTCGAAGAGGAAG AGTCTGTCAGAGAAGAAGGAGCTGA
- the LOC108243795 gene encoding disintegrin and metalloproteinase domain-containing protein 11 isoform X2, translated as MKYSEGAGGARRASISCVAGRLLEELAASRTPNPAGADGGMWDWFAPSGRLDGWETATEITYPKWLVQQTESEEEMAHDRLNTRARNSSGHGSPVHLAQSCFQVEAFGRTFTLDLELNHHLLSSEYVERHFNHNGRPLQSMGGEHCYYQGRLRGLPESWAAVSTCSGLCGMFSDGFFSYGIEPVHNDSNQDDGAHIVRRMPDIRLSPYCPDCAEDIEQDSSGGDADNIRPNQTRNQHAAGVLRRSKRFVRKPSVQSEIKYIELMVVNDNNLFVQLRRSSSQTKNFAKAVVNTADTIFKEQLNTRIVLVAMETWMAENMMPMVEDPLVTLQNFMKYRKDSIREQSDVVHLFSGRTFHSSRSGTAYTGGVCSQTRGGGINEYGSVSAMAITLCQSLGQNIGMRWNNARTSAGDCRCSDAWVGCIMQDTGFYLPRKFSRCSVDEYIQFLLQGGGSCLFNKPNKLLDPPECGNGFVEPGEECDCGSQVECARSGGTCCKKCTLTHDAMCSNGLCCSDCKYEQRGVVCREAVNDCDIPETCTGDSSQCPHNVHKLDGYICDSSQGRCYGGRCRTRDGQCKGLWGFNSADRFCYEKLNAEGTEKGNCGRGPEGKGWLQCNKPDVLCGFLFCANVTTKPKFGDLQGEVTSFTLYHQNKYLDCRGGHALLEDGSDMGYVEDGTPCGPNMMCLERRCLPVAAFNLSTCQGSNFGHICSDHGTCSNEVKCICDRDYTGKDCSVFDPIPEPTVPTGPEKKGPSGTNIIIGSIAGAILLAAIVLGGTGWGFKNIRRGRSGGG; from the exons GTGCAGATGGAGGCATGTGGGACTGGTTTGCCCCCTCGGGCCGGCTGGACGGCTGGGAAACTGCAACTGAGATTACTTATCCGAAATGGCTGGTGCAGCAAACCGAGTCAGAGGAGGAAATGGCTCACGACCGCTTAAACACCCGGGCGAGGAACAGCAGTGGGCACGGCTCG CCCGTTCACTTGGCCCAGAGCTGTTTTCAGGTGGAAGCCTTTGGACGCACCTTCACTCTTGACCTGGAACTAAACCA CCACCTGCTGTCGTCAGAATATGTGGAGCGACACTTTAACCATAACGGCAGACCCTTACAGTCTATg GGAGGGGAACACTGCTACTACCAAGGAAGGCTAAGAGGTTTACCTGAGTCCTGGGCTGCTGTCTCCACCTGCAGCGGCCTGTG TGGGATGTTCTCCGATGGTTTCTTCTCGTATGGAATTGAACCAGTTCACAATGACAGCAATCAG gacgATGGCGCTCACATAGTTCGCAGGATGCCTGATATTAGACTTTCCCCGTACTGCCCAG ACTGTGCGGAGGACATTGAGCAGGACAGCAGCGGAGGTGATGCTGACAACATCAGACCAAACCAAACGAGGAATCAGCACGCTGCTGGGGTGCTGAGAAGATCCAAGAGATTCGTCAGGAAACCTTCTGTCCAGTCCGAGATCAAATATATCGAGCTGATGGTGGTCAACGACAATAACTTG TTTGTACAGCTGCGCCGCTCCAGCAGCCAAACCAAGAACTTTGCCAAAGCTGTGGTCAACACGGCAGACACG ATCTTCAAGGAGCAGCTGAATACGAGGATTGTGCTGGTCGCCATGGAAACCTGGATGGCTGAAAACATGATGCCCATGGTGGAGGACCCGCTGGTAACGCTGCAGAACTTCATGAAGTACAGGAAGGACAGCATCAGGGAGCAGAGCGATGTTGTCCATCTTTTCTC aGGGCGTACATTTCACAGTAGCCGCAGTGGGACAGCCTACACAGGAGGGGTGTGCTCTCAAACGAGAGGAGGAGGGATTAACGAG TATGGGAGCGTAAGTGCCATGGCCATCACTTTGTGTCAGAGTCTCGGCCAGAACATCGGGATGAGGTGGAACAACGCTCGGACCTCAGCAG GTGACTGCAGGTGCTCAGACGCCTGGGTGGGCTGCATCATGCAAGACACCGG CTTCTATCTGCCCAGAAAGTTTTCTCGCTGCAGTGTTGACGAGTACATCCAGTTCTTGCTCCAGGGGGGTGGGAGCTGCCTCTTCAACAAGCCCAATAAG ctgctggacCCTCCGGAGTGTGGAAATGGCTTCGTGGAGCCAGGAGAAGAGTGTGACTGTGGATCCCAGGTG gagTGTGCCCGCAGCGGAGGAACCTGCTGTAAAAAGTGCACCCTTACCCATGATGCCATGTGCAGCAACGGACTCTGCTGCAGTGACTGTAAG TATGAGCAGAGAGGTGTTGTGTGTCGAGAGGCCGTCAACGACTGTGATATCCCTGAAACCTGCACTGGAGACTCCAGCCAg TGTCCTCATAATGTCCACAAGCTGGATGGTTACATTTGTGACAGCAGCCAG GGACGCTGTTATGGTGGACGATGCCGGACTCGTGACGGACAGTGCAAAGGACTCTGGGGCTTCA ATTCAGCAGACAGGTTTTGTTATGAGAAGCTGAACGCTGAAGGgacagaaaaaggaaactgtGGTCGGGGTCCTGAAGGGAAAGGCTGGCTGCAGTGCAACAAGCC GGACGTATTGTGTGGCTTCCTTTTCTGTGCCAACGTCACAACAAAGCCAAAGTTTGGTGACCTGCAGGGCGAGGTGACCAGCTTTACCCTCTATCATCAGAACAAGTACCTGGACTGCAG AGGTGGCCATGCGCTGCTGGAGGACGGCTCAGACATGGGCTACGTGGAGGACGGCACACCCTGCGGTCCCAACATGATGTGTTTGGAAAGACGCTGCCTCCCTGTGGCGGCGTTTAACCTCAGCACGTGTCAGGGGTCGAACTTTGGACATATTTGCTCGGACCACGGG ACTTGCAGCAATGAGGTGAAGTGCATCTGTGACCGAGACTACACGGGGAAGGACTGCAGCGTCTTCGATCCCATCCCCGAGCCCACGGTCCCGACGGGTCCGGAGAAAAAAG GTCCCAGTGGCACCAATATCATAATAGGGTCCATCGCAGGTGCTATTCTCCTGGCAGCTATAGTCCTAGGGGGAACAGGATGGGGATTTAA GAACATTCGAAGAGGAAG ATCTGGAGGAGGATAa